The proteins below are encoded in one region of Williamsoniiplasma luminosum:
- the fba gene encoding class II fructose-1,6-bisphosphate aldolase yields the protein MSKIYNKRLVNAHNMIEAAHQNKFAIGHFNINNLEWTKAILEAAQETNTPTIIATSEGAIKYMGGVDVVVGMVNGLLEDLNITIPVALHLDHGQTVEMCKKVIDAGYSSVMFDGSHLPYAENVAKTKEVVAYAKQYEVSVEAEIGSIGGEEDGVVGQGELGDPKEAAEVSKLGISMLAAGIGNIHGKYPEWWKSLSFETLEALQKAAPFPMVLHGGSGIPQDQVKKAISMGISKINVNTELQLAFRDATRLYFEAKKDLNDETKGFDPRKLLAPGYKALKTTFVELTTWFGCLGKADSVKK from the coding sequence ATGTCAAAAATTTACAACAAAAGATTAGTTAATGCTCACAACATGATTGAAGCAGCACATCAAAACAAATTTGCAATTGGACATTTTAATATTAATAATTTAGAATGAACAAAAGCAATTTTAGAAGCCGCTCAAGAAACAAACACACCAACAATTATTGCAACAAGTGAAGGAGCAATTAAATACATGGGTGGAGTTGATGTTGTTGTCGGAATGGTGAATGGTTTATTAGAAGATTTAAACATTACAATTCCTGTGGCATTACATTTAGACCATGGTCAAACTGTTGAGATGTGTAAAAAAGTCATTGATGCTGGATACTCATCAGTAATGTTTGATGGATCACATTTACCATATGCAGAAAACGTGGCAAAAACCAAAGAAGTTGTTGCTTATGCAAAACAATACGAAGTTTCAGTTGAAGCAGAAATTGGTTCAATTGGTGGAGAAGAAGATGGAGTTGTTGGTCAAGGTGAACTTGGAGATCCAAAAGAAGCTGCTGAAGTTTCTAAATTAGGAATCTCAATGTTGGCAGCTGGAATTGGAAACATCCATGGAAAATATCCTGAATGATGAAAATCACTTTCATTTGAAACATTAGAGGCATTGCAAAAAGCAGCACCTTTCCCGATGGTTTTACATGGTGGTTCAGGAATTCCTCAAGACCAAGTTAAAAAAGCAATCTCAATGGGAATCTCAAAAATTAACGTCAACACAGAATTGCAATTAGCATTCCGTGATGCAACTCGTTTATATTTTGAAGCCAAAAAAGATTTAAATGACGAAACTAAGGGATTTGATCCACGTAAATTATTAGCCCCAGGATACAAAGCATTAAAAACTACATTTGTTGAATTAACAACATGATTTGGATGCTTAGGAAAAGCTGATTCAGTTAAAAAATAA
- a CDS encoding Cof-type HAD-IIB family hydrolase translates to MKIKAIVLDIDGTLITNERIISSGTKKALIQAQRDGIKVILASGRPTPGMMEFAKELELDKNHGFLISYNGAVVTDLQTNEIIYEKTLSAEQAQNIIAHLKEFNVLVMLYKGDYVYVENAYYEQIAWNGHKLNIVEHEAHGCDMLICEVKDLVEFADFPMYKVLSAGQSDYLRSVEQELRAPFIGKANSMFTSDFFYEYTAIGIDKANALKSFLPQLGIDPENLLAFGDGQNDMSMLEYAGIGVAMGNAREEVQNVADFVTKTNNEDGIVHALNKYLKND, encoded by the coding sequence ATGAAAATAAAAGCGATCGTACTCGATATTGACGGGACATTAATTACTAATGAAAGAATCATTTCATCAGGAACTAAGAAAGCTTTAATTCAAGCTCAAAGAGATGGAATTAAAGTGATTTTAGCGTCTGGTCGACCAACTCCTGGAATGATGGAATTTGCAAAAGAATTGGAATTAGACAAAAATCATGGATTTTTAATTTCTTATAATGGGGCTGTGGTCACTGATTTACAAACCAATGAAATTATTTATGAAAAAACACTTTCAGCAGAACAAGCACAAAACATTATCGCCCATTTAAAAGAATTTAATGTGTTAGTGATGTTGTATAAAGGTGATTATGTTTATGTTGAAAATGCTTATTATGAACAAATCGCTTGAAATGGACACAAGTTAAATATTGTTGAGCACGAAGCTCATGGATGTGATATGTTGATTTGCGAAGTCAAAGACCTTGTTGAATTTGCTGATTTTCCAATGTATAAAGTTTTATCTGCTGGACAATCAGATTATTTAAGATCAGTTGAACAAGAACTAAGAGCTCCGTTTATCGGTAAAGCAAATTCAATGTTTACTTCAGATTTCTTTTATGAATATACTGCGATTGGAATTGACAAAGCCAATGCTCTAAAAAGTTTTTTACCTCAACTAGGTATTGATCCTGAAAACTTACTAGCTTTTGGGGATGGTCAAAACGATATGAGCATGCTTGAATATGCCGGGATTGGGGTTGCGATGGGAAATGCTCGCGAAGAGGTTCAAAATGTAGCTGATTTCGTAACCAAAACAAATAATGAAGATGGAATTGTTCATGCTTTAAATAAATATTTAAAAAATGACTAA
- a CDS encoding isochorismatase family protein translates to MRLKMKREALLIVDYQYDFVDPKGSLYIPRAETLKPYLENLIQNFHNKHQLVVASMDFHPNNHLSFKIWPPHCVQGSFGSNLYLDNDAISMIDKVIIKGVDQNCESYSAFFDDFKKSNGLDEYLKLNQITDLTIVGVALNICVKHTYDDAIKLGYKAQIDLNGSIGLEG, encoded by the coding sequence ATGAGGCTAAAAATGAAAAGAGAAGCACTACTGATTGTTGATTACCAATATGATTTTGTTGACCCTAAGGGAAGTTTATATATTCCACGGGCAGAAACTTTAAAACCATATCTTGAAAATTTAATTCAAAACTTTCACAACAAACATCAACTGGTTGTTGCTTCAATGGATTTTCATCCAAATAATCATCTGTCATTTAAAATTTGACCACCACACTGTGTACAAGGCAGTTTTGGGTCTAATTTATATTTAGACAATGATGCAATTAGCATGATTGATAAGGTGATTATCAAAGGTGTTGACCAAAATTGTGAAAGTTATTCTGCTTTTTTTGATGATTTCAAAAAAAGCAATGGTTTAGATGAATATTTAAAACTAAACCAAATTACAGATCTCACAATTGTTGGAGTGGCATTAAACATATGTGTCAAACACACATATGATGATGCAATAAAATTAGGATATAAAGCCCAAATTGATCTAAATGGTTCAATTGGATTAGAAGGATAA
- the rpmE gene encoding 50S ribosomal protein L31, whose amino-acid sequence MPNKDIQPKYFDNAKFVCTTCDNVMEIGSTKAEEIRIDVCSNCHAFYTGNQLFSNTAGRVEQFKAKFAKKDEINSKKNKN is encoded by the coding sequence ATGCCAAATAAAGATATTCAACCAAAATATTTCGACAATGCGAAATTTGTATGTACAACTTGCGATAACGTAATGGAAATCGGTTCGACAAAAGCTGAGGAAATCAGAATTGACGTTTGTTCAAATTGCCATGCTTTTTACACTGGAAACCAACTATTTTCAAACACTGCAGGTCGTGTTGAACAATTCAAAGCAAAATTTGCTAAAAAAGACGAAATTAATTCAAAGAAAAACAAAAATTAA
- a CDS encoding DHH family phosphoesterase — translation MISKKDAKLISKKISEYDNIVIVKHQLPDWDAQGSAMGLAHLIQENWKNKNIFIPGARLNDDQNFSQNFDQNTLSKALIITVDTGNSSRLDFDQWNQGAEVLKIDHHIPVENYGNYNIVDVEAVAAAQVIGMWAIMMKLKISKEAAENIYTGISTDSGRFLFDRTSPETMEVAKTLLMAGADLNKINKFLYVGSLKQRQWTNYAFGKMQLTKSGIAHIILEEKDYKKFALSYDEVKSALSTMAGLNEIKIWFTVIEWEGIYKVSLRSRDYDVNSVAINYNGGGHKLASGAKLKDLNEVKKLVANLEKLLKTKKGIENEK, via the coding sequence ATGATAAGTAAAAAAGATGCTAAATTAATTAGTAAAAAAATAAGCGAATACGATAATATCGTAATTGTTAAGCACCAATTACCAGATTGAGATGCTCAAGGGAGCGCAATGGGACTTGCACATTTAATTCAAGAAAATTGAAAAAATAAAAATATTTTTATCCCTGGAGCGAGACTAAATGACGATCAAAATTTTTCACAAAATTTTGATCAAAACACTTTATCAAAAGCCTTAATTATCACTGTTGATACAGGGAACTCATCTAGATTGGATTTTGATCAATGAAATCAAGGAGCAGAGGTTCTTAAAATTGATCACCATATTCCAGTTGAAAATTATGGAAATTATAATATCGTTGATGTTGAAGCAGTTGCGGCTGCACAAGTCATTGGAATGTGAGCAATCATGATGAAATTGAAAATTTCTAAAGAAGCTGCTGAAAACATTTATACAGGTATCTCAACAGATTCAGGACGTTTTTTGTTTGATAGAACTAGTCCAGAAACAATGGAAGTTGCAAAAACATTGTTAATGGCTGGTGCTGATCTAAATAAAATTAATAAGTTTTTATATGTTGGTTCTTTGAAACAAAGACAATGAACAAACTATGCCTTTGGGAAAATGCAATTAACAAAAAGCGGGATTGCCCATATCATTCTTGAAGAAAAAGATTACAAAAAATTTGCTTTATCATATGATGAAGTTAAATCTGCATTAAGCACAATGGCTGGGCTAAATGAAATCAAAATTTGATTCACAGTGATTGAATGAGAAGGTATTTATAAAGTTTCACTTCGTTCAAGAGATTATGATGTTAATTCAGTGGCAATCAATTATAATGGTGGAGGTCACAAATTAGCAAGTGGGGCAAAACTTAAGGATTTAAACGAAGTCAAAAAGCTTGTTGCCAATCTTGAAAAACTACTTAAAACCAAAAAAGGAATCGAAAATGAAAAATAA
- a CDS encoding thymidine kinase: protein MKNNILSNQTNEKLGWIELITGCMFAGKTEEFIRRLRRQAYAKNNVIAFKPSIDQRYSSSSIASHSGSILPSFPVSSTEEIRDIFERENKKQTIDVVGIDEVQFLDLNVVDFIDELANKGVVVIVTGLDKDFKSDAFQNVDRLLPMAEFVDKLTAICHKCGNFANRTQRLVNGNYAKKSDQLILVDGQDSYEARCRNCYIKPE from the coding sequence ATGAAAAATAATATCTTATCAAACCAAACCAATGAAAAATTAGGTTGAATTGAACTTATAACTGGGTGCATGTTTGCTGGAAAAACCGAAGAATTTATTCGAAGATTAAGAAGACAAGCTTATGCTAAAAATAATGTGATTGCTTTTAAACCAAGTATTGATCAAAGATATTCTTCATCTTCAATTGCATCACATTCTGGTTCAATTTTGCCTTCCTTTCCTGTGTCTTCAACTGAAGAAATAAGAGATATTTTTGAAAGAGAAAATAAGAAGCAAACCATTGATGTTGTTGGAATTGATGAAGTTCAATTTTTAGATTTAAACGTTGTTGATTTCATCGATGAACTTGCAAATAAAGGTGTGGTAGTGATTGTTACTGGATTGGATAAAGATTTTAAATCAGACGCATTCCAAAACGTGGACAGACTTTTACCAATGGCTGAATTTGTTGACAAATTGACTGCAATTTGTCACAAATGTGGTAATTTTGCCAATCGCACACAAAGATTAGTAAATGGTAATTATGCCAAAAAATCAGATCAACTAATTTTAGTTGATGGACAAGATAGTTATGAGGCTCGTTGCCGTAATTGTTATATAAAACCAGAATAG
- the prfA gene encoding peptide chain release factor 1 → MNPKTLEALETMEKRINKIDLDLQDENITSDIKKLTELNKERSTLEDVVAKFQEYKKALVAIKEAKEIFNIEKDQEMIELAKMDLQENEEIIEKLVPEIEQMLIPKDPNDDKNVIIEIRGAAGGDEGNIFAGDLFKMYKLYCEKAGWKMNIMEASISEAGGYSQIVFMVKGDGVYSKLKFESGAHRVQRVPKTEAKGRIQTSTATVAVLPEMSDVEINIKPIDLRIDTYRSSGAGGQHVNTTDSAVRITHLPTGIVASSQDGRSQLDNKETAMKMLRAKVYEAEVEKQQSVADATRKNAVGTGARSEKIRTYNYPQNRVTDHRVNLSLNKLDQVMEGNIDEFIISLINHHQLEQVAQRLEEEAN, encoded by the coding sequence ATGAATCCAAAAACTCTCGAAGCTTTAGAAACCATGGAAAAAAGAATCAATAAAATTGATTTAGATTTACAAGATGAAAACATCACTTCAGATATTAAAAAATTAACAGAATTAAATAAAGAGAGATCTACTCTAGAAGATGTTGTTGCCAAATTTCAAGAATACAAAAAAGCTTTAGTTGCGATCAAAGAGGCTAAAGAAATTTTTAACATTGAAAAAGATCAAGAAATGATCGAACTTGCCAAAATGGATCTTCAAGAAAATGAAGAAATCATTGAAAAATTAGTTCCAGAAATTGAACAAATGTTAATTCCCAAAGATCCAAATGATGATAAAAATGTAATTATCGAAATCCGTGGTGCAGCTGGTGGAGATGAAGGAAACATTTTTGCTGGTGACCTTTTTAAAATGTACAAATTATATTGTGAAAAAGCTGGTTGAAAAATGAATATTATGGAAGCTTCAATTTCTGAAGCTGGAGGATATTCACAAATCGTTTTTATGGTTAAAGGTGATGGAGTATATTCAAAATTAAAATTTGAATCAGGAGCTCATCGTGTTCAACGTGTGCCCAAAACCGAAGCAAAAGGTCGAATCCAAACTTCAACAGCAACTGTTGCGGTTCTTCCTGAAATGAGTGATGTAGAAATAAACATTAAACCAATTGATTTAAGAATTGATACATACCGATCATCTGGGGCTGGAGGTCAACATGTTAACACCACTGATTCAGCTGTCAGAATTACTCACTTACCAACAGGAATTGTGGCGTCAAGTCAAGATGGACGTAGTCAACTTGATAATAAAGAAACTGCAATGAAAATGTTGCGTGCCAAAGTTTACGAAGCAGAAGTTGAAAAACAACAATCAGTTGCTGATGCAACAAGAAAAAATGCAGTTGGAACTGGAGCGAGATCTGAAAAAATCAGAACTTATAATTATCCTCAAAATCGTGTTACTGACCATAGAGTCAACTTATCATTAAATAAATTAGATCAAGTAATGGAGGGAAATATTGATGAGTTTATTATTAGTTTAATTAACCACCATCAATTAGAACAAGTTGCTCAAAGACTTGAAGAGGAAGCTAATTAA
- the prmC gene encoding peptide chain release factor N(5)-glutamine methyltransferase, producing MTIHQAYLELKKHILNQSEIYEILEYLTGHKYDWLICHQDKLIENISKYESVIEALKQFVPVAYIVNNKRFYGIDFFVDQRVLIPRIETELVVEQALKWLNNQNNKVIIDLCTGSGNIGITLNHLTNNSTYLLDLSDQALEVCKINLAKIQATKIQILQGDFLEPLLENQIKGDLIVCNPPYIDFQDANVGFSTKYEPQNALFADEKGLKFYKEMFLNFPKIIKDINNFCLIMEFGFEQKTAIEKLYTEFVTDKNFNHEFLKDNSNNWRCIMITNI from the coding sequence ATGACAATTCACCAAGCATATTTAGAATTGAAAAAGCATATTTTGAATCAATCAGAAATTTATGAAATCTTAGAATATCTAACCGGACATAAATATGATTGATTAATTTGTCATCAAGACAAATTAATTGAAAATATATCTAAATATGAAAGTGTGATTGAAGCATTAAAACAATTCGTTCCTGTTGCTTATATTGTTAACAACAAAAGATTTTACGGCATCGACTTTTTTGTTGATCAGCGTGTTTTGATTCCGAGAATCGAAACAGAATTAGTTGTTGAACAAGCTTTGAAATGATTAAATAATCAAAATAATAAAGTCATAATTGATCTTTGCACAGGCAGTGGGAATATCGGTATCACGTTAAATCATCTAACAAATAATTCAACTTATTTATTAGATCTTTCAGACCAAGCTTTGGAAGTTTGCAAAATTAATCTAGCAAAAATTCAAGCGACAAAAATTCAGATTTTGCAAGGTGATTTTTTAGAACCATTATTGGAAAACCAAATCAAAGGTGATTTAATTGTTTGCAATCCACCATATATTGATTTTCAAGATGCAAATGTTGGTTTTTCAACCAAATACGAACCACAAAACGCACTGTTTGCTGATGAAAAAGGTCTTAAATTTTACAAAGAAATGTTTTTAAATTTCCCAAAAATTATTAAGGATATTAATAATTTTTGTCTAATTATGGAATTTGGTTTTGAACAAAAAACGGCAATTGAAAAACTTTATACTGAATTTGTCACAGATAAAAATTTTAACCATGAGTTTTTAAAAGACAATTCAAATAATTGAAGATGTATAATGATTACAAATATTTAA
- a CDS encoding L-threonylcarbamoyladenylate synthase, with protein MLTKEQIAKAVANLKDNKIIILPTDTIYGLSSIVNITNKIRINELKKADKNKELITLFSKYKQLKNVVKIDKEIKKFIKTHQNTTIILKTQNGTIALRRPKRKDLNKIINQVGLIYSTSVNTHGAAPLFSQFELKTFHKTVNLYFDREYNATPSRIFDWENKVWVR; from the coding sequence ATGCTTACTAAGGAACAAATCGCCAAAGCTGTTGCAAATTTAAAAGACAACAAAATTATTATTTTACCAACAGACACCATTTATGGTTTATCAAGTATTGTCAACATAACAAACAAAATCCGAATTAATGAATTAAAAAAAGCTGACAAAAACAAGGAATTAATTACTTTATTTTCCAAATACAAACAACTTAAAAACGTTGTCAAAATTGATAAAGAGATTAAAAAATTTATCAAAACTCATCAAAATACAACAATAATCTTAAAAACGCAAAATGGGACCATTGCACTGCGTAGACCTAAAAGAAAAGATTTAAATAAAATCATTAATCAAGTTGGATTGATCTATTCAACTTCGGTTAATACGCATGGAGCAGCGCCCTTATTTTCTCAATTTGAATTAAAAACTTTTCATAAAACAGTTAATCTTTATTTTGATCGAGAATATAATGCAACACCTTCTCGAATTTTTGATTGAGAAAATAAGGTTTGAGTAAGATAG